The Haloplanus sp. CK5-1 genome contains a region encoding:
- a CDS encoding SWIM zinc finger family protein, whose translation MDVTEEAVRDICTDAVFERGERYLTESRIHEIHCIGTTVTAIVSGSRQYEVRVDLATDGFAPWCDCPYDGPGTCKHVVAVLLRCIDDPPPDEGDQLDAALDGADADELRAFLRDALATDTDLRGRFLARVGEPTRQSVDELRASIDRRFKETNPEYHVVFEPIDFTQWFDLANEYLEHLDNGAATKRIVYLADQLGIDLPARKELVASFTSGYSLLDPTRPDTGSTDSTYRLRINVEPAMLEPTES comes from the coding sequence ATGGACGTAACCGAGGAGGCGGTTCGAGATATCTGTACGGACGCGGTCTTCGAACGTGGCGAACGATATCTCACTGAGAGCCGTATCCACGAAATACACTGCATCGGTACCACCGTAACCGCCATCGTGAGCGGCAGCCGTCAGTACGAGGTCCGTGTTGACCTCGCCACCGACGGGTTTGCCCCGTGGTGTGATTGTCCGTACGACGGGCCGGGTACGTGCAAGCACGTCGTCGCCGTGTTGCTTCGGTGTATCGACGACCCCCCGCCTGACGAAGGCGATCAACTCGACGCCGCACTCGATGGCGCCGACGCCGACGAACTCCGCGCGTTCCTACGTGATGCACTCGCGACCGATACGGATCTCCGCGGCCGGTTTCTCGCCCGAGTCGGCGAGCCGACGAGACAGTCAGTTGACGAGCTTCGCGCCTCTATCGACCGGCGGTTCAAAGAGACAAACCCTGAGTACCACGTTGTCTTCGAGCCCATCGACTTCACGCAGTGGTTCGATCTCGCAAACGAGTACCTTGAGCATCTCGACAACGGCGCTGCGACCAAACGGATCGTCTACCTCGCCGACCAGCTCGGCATCGACCTCCCCGCTCGCAAGGAACTCGTCGCGTCGTTCACGAGTGGGTACTCGCTGCTGGATCCGACGCGGCCCGACACCGGATCGACCGACAGTACGTATCGCCTCCGAATCAACGTCGAGCCAGCCATGCTGGAGCCCACGGAGTCCTGA
- a CDS encoding DUF6036 family nucleotidyltransferase codes for MREAELRVIDGLRDRSYSVGELADAIDKSQSWTSEVVGDLEHANLVERTDGVQLATTYEASLLAELLDRYALTKVLTGTKEDILSALVGGPTTISELQQQGFAKSTLYKHLNEIQETGAIAHTDDGYIISDDTLRSFLEAKTRTTPFETEYRANGDRMVATSKDTVDGKPTAFSAFTRYGVDYHPAKTYVYQGDRSLELEAILIHAVTVAENKKQMAMAGVFYLTHRASLDTSDLWRLANRWECVEKWADLFAYIDQREVHHEELFLPWEEFIDIANDYGVYPRGQHPEDSLRRGLEELGDYLETSADVYLLGGGNLILRGLKDSTKDVDIVVEDGQTFLALAESLQDLGYEERGDLETAYNQLDPSIVLEKEGFPRWDIFVEAVAGQLQLTPAMIERCDQSFEYGNLHVHLLSLTDIFVFKSITEREGDLEDVALIARQADLNWESIFQEITTQEDRTDQFFSFAVLDTLNILDERHNIAAPITDRLVSYCLENALLVLLDAPKTIEDLREELDFPDHQIYNKLRKLEEEGQITVDRSGRLNTYQRAESTDR; via the coding sequence ATGAGGGAAGCAGAGCTTCGAGTTATCGACGGTTTACGCGATCGGTCCTACTCAGTTGGCGAGTTAGCCGATGCAATCGATAAAAGTCAAAGCTGGACATCGGAGGTCGTTGGCGACCTCGAACACGCCAATCTTGTGGAGCGAACCGACGGCGTCCAATTGGCAACCACGTACGAAGCGTCACTGCTTGCCGAGCTCCTTGACCGCTACGCACTTACGAAGGTACTGACGGGAACGAAAGAGGACATTTTGAGTGCGCTGGTTGGCGGCCCGACGACGATTTCGGAGTTACAACAGCAGGGCTTCGCCAAGTCCACGCTCTACAAGCATTTGAACGAGATCCAGGAAACTGGCGCGATCGCGCATACGGACGATGGGTATATCATCAGCGATGATACGCTCCGGTCGTTTCTCGAAGCTAAAACCCGAACGACACCGTTCGAAACCGAATACCGCGCGAACGGCGACCGAATGGTCGCGACGAGCAAGGACACCGTCGATGGGAAGCCGACTGCGTTCTCGGCGTTCACTCGCTACGGTGTTGACTATCACCCAGCGAAGACCTACGTGTATCAAGGTGATCGCTCGCTAGAACTCGAAGCAATTCTGATCCATGCGGTGACTGTCGCTGAGAACAAGAAACAGATGGCGATGGCTGGCGTGTTCTATCTCACGCATCGCGCGAGCCTCGACACCAGCGACCTGTGGCGGCTCGCAAACAGGTGGGAGTGCGTCGAGAAATGGGCCGATCTCTTTGCATACATCGATCAGCGGGAGGTCCACCACGAGGAGCTCTTTCTCCCGTGGGAGGAATTCATCGATATCGCGAACGACTATGGGGTCTATCCGCGCGGCCAACATCCGGAAGATAGCCTTCGACGGGGGCTCGAAGAGCTTGGCGACTACTTGGAGACGTCTGCCGACGTGTATCTTCTCGGCGGTGGCAACCTCATTCTGCGTGGGTTGAAGGATTCAACGAAAGACGTCGACATCGTCGTTGAGGACGGACAGACGTTCCTCGCACTCGCTGAATCGCTCCAGGACCTGGGATACGAGGAGCGTGGTGACTTGGAAACGGCATACAACCAACTCGATCCCAGTATTGTGCTGGAGAAGGAGGGATTTCCACGCTGGGACATCTTCGTAGAGGCGGTTGCTGGTCAGCTCCAGTTGACGCCGGCGATGATCGAGCGGTGCGACCAGTCATTCGAGTACGGCAATCTCCATGTACATCTGCTCTCGCTGACTGACATCTTCGTATTCAAATCGATCACGGAACGCGAAGGCGATCTCGAAGACGTCGCACTGATCGCCAGACAAGCCGACCTCAACTGGGAAAGTATCTTCCAAGAGATCACAACCCAGGAAGATCGCACTGACCAATTCTTCTCCTTTGCAGTGCTTGATACGCTCAATATCCTCGATGAGCGACACAATATTGCGGCCCCAATTACCGATCGCCTCGTCTCGTACTGTCTCGAGAACGCGTTGCTCGTCTTGCTGGACGCTCCGAAAACGATCGAAGACCTCCGAGAAGAGCTGGATTTTCCCGATCACCAGATCTACAACAAGCTCCGGAAGCTCGAAGAGGAGGGACAGATCACCGTCGACCGCAGCGGTCGGCTCAATACATACCAGCGGGCCGAATCGACTGATCGGTAA
- a CDS encoding winged helix-turn-helix domain-containing protein, translating into MSETDTGSADAGPFAEQQRLFKLLSQDTRHLIIQELLGHPAHLMSLAELEYMTGKSQAAIKDQLETLIDAGLLARYTYEPSEGKRDLPSQFYGFTERGVEVLHDYKYLRGLPVARALYENTRKTEKIERHESAPRPELPDAVAEALDFDEPDLDAVDGGTNP; encoded by the coding sequence ATGAGCGAAACCGACACTGGTTCGGCCGATGCAGGGCCGTTCGCGGAACAGCAGCGGCTGTTCAAGCTGCTGTCCCAGGATACGCGCCATCTCATCATCCAGGAGCTGCTGGGCCATCCCGCCCATCTAATGTCGCTCGCCGAACTCGAGTATATGACCGGGAAGAGCCAGGCGGCCATCAAAGACCAGTTGGAGACGTTGATCGACGCCGGGCTCCTCGCACGCTACACGTACGAACCAAGCGAGGGGAAACGTGATCTCCCCTCCCAGTTCTACGGATTCACAGAGCGGGGGGTCGAGGTCCTCCACGACTACAAGTATCTCCGTGGGCTTCCGGTCGCACGTGCCCTCTACGAAAACACGCGCAAGACCGAGAAAATCGAGCGCCACGAATCGGCCCCTCGCCCGGAGCTTCCGGATGCCGTCGCGGAAGCCCTCGACTTCGACGAGCCCGATCTCGACGCCGTCGATGGTGGCACAAACCCATAG
- a CDS encoding type II toxin-antitoxin system death-on-curing family toxin, producing the protein MASPGDIEYAVEHVQEGQFGQGAELLHEKAFQLLRLIAANHPFIDGNKRTALMSTRIFYALNVLRFDYDREIKEIVKAFATDESSVDADDVLAYLRAHTEPLTPEYEAIINLWLARIEGAEQLPADRDTGEQESHEPNDYDHDPRSEE; encoded by the coding sequence GTGGCTTCGCCAGGCGATATCGAATACGCCGTGGAACACGTTCAGGAAGGCCAGTTCGGTCAGGGCGCCGAATTGCTCCACGAGAAGGCCTTCCAACTGCTCCGGCTCATTGCGGCCAATCATCCGTTCATTGATGGTAATAAGCGAACGGCGCTCATGTCGACCCGGATTTTCTACGCGCTGAATGTGCTGCGCTTCGACTACGATCGGGAGATCAAAGAGATTGTGAAGGCGTTCGCGACGGATGAGTCCAGCGTCGATGCGGACGACGTGCTCGCGTATCTGCGGGCGCACACAGAGCCGCTGACACCGGAATACGAGGCGATCATCAATTTGTGGCTGGCCCGTATCGAGGGAGCGGAGCAGCTCCCGGCGGACCGCGACACCGGCGAGCAGGAATCCCACGAACCGAACGATTATGACCACGACCCCCGTAGTGAGGAATAA